One Ascaphus truei isolate aAscTru1 chromosome 9, aAscTru1.hap1, whole genome shotgun sequence genomic region harbors:
- the LOC142503149 gene encoding membrane cofactor protein-like isoform X4, whose product MMSPLSHSVTSHSAFVLLYFVALISGTRGGCPSPPRLQYAQLKAASLSQNIFLPGSRVKYTCRPGYIRVPGAQTAVICLANSSWTAAKVFCARRSCGSPGAIDDGDFDVPDFLLGSRATYFCNDGFRMSSRRNYRVCQPDGSWSNTVPECEAVICPPPDAITHGAFSPRKDEYSYLDAVTYACNNLALVGKSSLFCTKHGNWSSDVPTCKAVECLNPKVPNSRRLSGFQGPYRLNSAISFECVDGFTMSGSSMVTCSINNEWEPPLPECLSTTPAPLKPTNPYVKTTGTGS is encoded by the exons GTGGCTGCCCATCACCTCCCAGACTTCAATACGCTCAGCTGAAAGCAGCGTCTTTGTCTCAGAACATCTTCCTTCCTGGTTCGAGGGTGAAATACACTTGCCGTCCCGGCTACATACGTGTCCCCGGGGCTCAAACCGCTGTCATTTGCTTGGCCAACTCATCTTGGACAGCAGCCAAAGTGTTCTGTGCAC GGAGATCATGCGGGAGTCCCGGTGCAATAGACGATGGAGATTTTGATGTACCAGACTTTTTACTTGGCTCAAGAGCAACATATTTCTGTAATGATGG TTTCAGAATGTCATCTAGAAGGAATTATAGAGTTTGTCAACCAGATGGAAGTTGGAGTAACACTGTCCCTGAGTGTGAAG CTGTAATCTGTCCTCCTCCTGATGCCATTACTCATGGAGCATTCAGCCCAAGAAAAGACGAATACTCTTACTTGGACGCTGTGACTTATGCATGCAACAACTTGGCACTTGTTGGCAAAAGTTCTTTGTTCTGCACAAAACATGGGAACTGGAGTTCTGACGTTCCTACATGCAAAG CTGTTGAATGCCTAAACCCGAAAGTTCCCAATTCACGGAGGTTGTCAGGATTTCAGGGTCCGTACAGACTCAACTCTGCTATTTCATTTGAGTGCGTTGACGGTTTCACAATGAGCGGCTCCAGCATGGTAACATGCAGTATTAATAATGAATGGGAGCCGCCATTACCCGAGTGTCTGA GCACAACACCTGCACCTCTCAAACCAACAAACCCCTATGTGAAAACTACAG GCACTGGGAGCTAG